In the genome of Fulvivirga maritima, one region contains:
- a CDS encoding HEPN family nuclease, whose product MGNYKRIEFDFINRTLALISQYENNLHKYPYEEQYNYTLLINCLLGLIVMPKEKVISHIPNGRLTKELLQEMGLEESQINPDIIDLRDLIMKLRHSVAHFDIRVKSYDDCDRIDEIIFLDQEKNTSEMIRFRSTELLPFIRYYASWLQHNIQNYGQ is encoded by the coding sequence ATGGGAAATTACAAAAGAATTGAATTTGATTTTATAAATCGGACTTTGGCATTGATTTCCCAATATGAAAACAATCTGCATAAATATCCTTATGAAGAGCAATACAACTATACTCTTCTGATAAATTGCCTTCTGGGACTCATTGTAATGCCAAAAGAAAAAGTCATTTCCCATATTCCAAATGGCAGATTAACAAAAGAACTTCTACAGGAAATGGGATTAGAAGAATCTCAGATAAATCCAGATATTATAGACCTAAGAGACTTGATAATGAAACTAAGGCACTCTGTAGCCCATTTTGATATTCGAGTCAAATCTTATGACGACTGTGACCGAATTGATGAGATTATTTTCTTAGACCAAGAGAAGAATACTTCTGAAATGATACGATTTCGTTCAACGGAACTTTTACCATTTATAAGGTATTACGCAAGCTGGCTGCAGCATAATATTCAGAATTATGGCCAATAG
- a CDS encoding glycoside hydrolase family 44 protein — MKELLLMLSAMCLTVTLAIAQLNVNYTISPQTDRKPISPLIYGCNWEQNVNPSTDENYTLVRMGGNRATGYNWENNASNAGEDYFHVNDNFWPWHVGVTNSEEPGIVVTTIVDQAKANDAEALITLQMAGYVSADKDGEVTTTAPSPRWYEAVYEKGSAFSLTPDKTDDKVYIDEFVNFLTDKYGTGGLKYALDNEPDLWHETHPYIYPTQPTCEDLINRSTALASAVKNVDPDAEIFGLVSYGFNGYLSFQNAPDWPALQGDYSWFIDYYLDEMNAAGTQANRRLVDVIDLHWYPEASGDQRIIDPSANSTNDKLARLQAPRAFWDPDYTENSWIFEYFDNFMPLIPTVQNSIDTYYPGTKLSFNEFQFGGYEDVTGAITLADVLGIFAKYEVYAATHWYDPGSYGSLAYELYNNYDGNNASFGEVYVDATMDDKINSSVYASVSGDADEELHILVLNKSLTSSISGSFDISGSTVNYTSATVYAVEEGTAAITQKSNMSLTGNEFSYSLPALSAYHFILTSDGSSVPVASITVSPDTATVGVGATVPLTAEVLPADATNKTVTWSANDTAIATVSSTGLVTGIAEGNTYIIGTTADGSFQDSSYIAVTNQTIPVTGVSLSLPAASMEVGNSVQATATVSPANATDPSVSFTSSDESIATVSTSGLISGVEEGSAIITVTTTDGSYTDQAAITVTAAADFCASPTTVSVPFSKDGAGEFCYFITGQVSYINSWNLELLEINGVDYTNTWSNSLPAAENGGWYIYYIGNFGWSHLEINGPAQSIAARSSSNKRLTQIDETEEMDIFPNPVNNQHMWLKFKDNPNHTTVISLYDAAGMQVYQKELTTQGTDQQLYKLTLGNLPSGLYTVNVETDQNIYVKKLLIE, encoded by the coding sequence ATGAAAGAGCTATTATTAATGCTGTCGGCCATGTGCCTGACAGTGACGTTGGCTATAGCACAGCTTAATGTAAACTACACCATCTCCCCCCAGACCGACAGAAAACCAATAAGTCCGCTAATTTATGGCTGTAACTGGGAGCAAAATGTAAACCCTAGCACAGATGAAAATTACACTCTGGTGCGTATGGGCGGCAATCGTGCCACAGGTTACAACTGGGAGAATAATGCCTCTAATGCAGGCGAAGATTATTTCCATGTAAATGATAACTTCTGGCCCTGGCATGTAGGCGTTACTAATTCTGAAGAGCCCGGCATAGTGGTTACTACTATTGTAGACCAGGCTAAGGCCAATGATGCTGAAGCGCTCATTACCCTGCAAATGGCCGGATATGTTTCTGCCGATAAAGATGGCGAGGTAACTACCACCGCCCCGAGCCCTCGCTGGTATGAAGCCGTGTATGAAAAAGGTTCTGCCTTTAGCCTTACGCCTGATAAAACCGATGATAAGGTGTATATTGATGAATTTGTAAATTTCCTTACCGATAAATATGGTACCGGAGGCCTGAAATATGCGCTGGATAATGAACCTGACCTATGGCATGAAACCCACCCATACATCTACCCTACGCAGCCTACCTGCGAGGACCTGATCAATAGATCTACCGCCCTGGCCTCTGCAGTAAAAAATGTAGATCCTGATGCTGAAATTTTCGGATTGGTATCTTATGGTTTTAACGGCTACCTCTCCTTTCAAAATGCCCCTGACTGGCCTGCTTTACAAGGTGATTACTCTTGGTTTATAGATTATTATTTAGATGAAATGAATGCTGCCGGCACCCAGGCTAACCGCCGCCTGGTAGATGTAATAGACCTGCACTGGTACCCTGAGGCTTCCGGAGACCAGCGCATCATCGACCCTTCGGCTAATTCTACTAATGATAAACTAGCCAGGCTACAGGCTCCCCGTGCCTTCTGGGATCCTGATTACACTGAAAACAGCTGGATATTTGAATATTTTGACAATTTTATGCCGCTGATCCCTACCGTTCAAAATTCTATAGACACTTACTACCCCGGCACTAAACTGTCTTTTAATGAGTTCCAGTTTGGGGGTTATGAAGACGTTACCGGAGCCATCACTCTGGCTGATGTATTAGGAATATTTGCCAAATATGAAGTTTATGCCGCCACCCACTGGTATGATCCTGGTAGCTACGGCTCTCTGGCCTATGAGTTATATAACAACTATGATGGTAATAATGCCTCCTTCGGAGAGGTATATGTAGATGCCACCATGGATGACAAAATCAACAGCTCCGTATACGCCTCCGTAAGTGGTGATGCGGACGAAGAGCTGCACATCTTAGTACTAAACAAAAGCCTTACCTCCTCCATCAGCGGCTCGTTTGATATTTCTGGCAGCACCGTTAACTACACCTCTGCCACCGTGTATGCCGTGGAAGAAGGTACAGCCGCCATTACTCAAAAAAGCAATATGAGCCTTACCGGCAATGAGTTCAGCTACTCACTGCCTGCACTATCAGCCTATCATTTCATCCTTACCAGTGATGGCAGCTCCGTACCCGTAGCCAGCATCACCGTAAGTCCGGATACAGCCACAGTAGGCGTAGGCGCCACCGTGCCCCTCACCGCGGAAGTACTACCTGCGGATGCCACCAACAAAACCGTGACCTGGAGTGCTAATGATACCGCTATTGCCACGGTCAGCAGCACGGGTCTGGTTACAGGAATAGCCGAAGGAAATACCTACATCATTGGTACTACAGCTGATGGCAGCTTTCAAGACAGCAGCTATATTGCTGTAACTAACCAAACCATACCAGTTACCGGAGTAAGCCTCTCTTTACCGGCTGCCAGTATGGAGGTAGGCAATAGCGTGCAAGCTACCGCCACCGTATCTCCGGCCAATGCCACTGATCCTTCTGTTTCGTTTACTTCTTCTGATGAAAGCATTGCTACCGTCAGCACCAGCGGCTTAATCAGCGGTGTGGAAGAAGGCAGCGCCATCATTACGGTCACCACTACAGATGGCAGCTATACTGATCAGGCAGCCATCACAGTAACAGCAGCTGCCGATTTCTGCGCCAGCCCTACCACTGTATCGGTACCTTTCTCTAAAGATGGCGCTGGTGAATTTTGCTATTTTATTACTGGCCAGGTATCATACATCAACTCATGGAATCTGGAATTATTGGAAATCAACGGCGTAGACTACACTAACACATGGTCTAACAGTCTGCCTGCCGCTGAAAATGGAGGCTGGTACATCTATTACATAGGTAATTTTGGATGGTCTCATCTGGAAATCAATGGCCCTGCGCAAAGCATAGCCGCCAGAAGCAGCAGTAATAAGCGGTTAACCCAAATAGATGAAACCGAGGAGATGGATATTTTCCCTAATCCGGTGAATAATCAGCATATGTGGTTGAAATTTAAAGACAATCCTAACCACACCACTGTCATCTCTTTATATGATGCTGCTGGCATGCAGGTATATCAAAAAGAGCTCACTACTCAGGGTACTGACCAGCAGTTATACAAATTAACACTGGGCAATTTACCTTCCGGGTTATACACGGTCAATGTAGAAACAGACCAAAATATCTATGTGAAAAAGCTATTGATAGAATAA
- a CDS encoding endo-1,4-beta-xylanase gives MKTHHYLKMVTLMLLCTFYFNALGQLADNQSKFLGNTHTRGQTPLNFDHYWNQLTPGNAGKWASCEQNRDDFNYWLWLDRAYDHAREFDLVFKEHTLVWGHSSGEPAWMRNVPQNEQMDEVLEWFEALSGRYPDLELIDVVNEPLHAPPSYAPALGGAGSTGWDWVIWSFEQARIYFPNAQLILNEYNVLNYTSTCDDFLEIVELLQDRNLIDGIGLQAHSLESINFSTIQRNMEVMAATGLDIYISELDLRGNDATQLALYQQLFPYFWEHPSVKGVTLWGYLEGDMWRNEAYLLAADGVTERPALQWLKDYFDYDETPGPYVFNTSVDGGGSLILSPQQSSYASGSSVTATAVPDPGYEFSNWSGDVGGSTNPTTISVISNRSLTAHFVLEGVPDTVSLAISVTGSGSVSQTPEGSSFAEGTEITLTATPDSGYVFQGWSGGVSGTSPSITFTIEENTVITATFTEEGTNPSTCENPVTITTPFAQDGAGEFCFITSGPISYINSWNLELLEINGVDYTNTWSNSLPPADNGSWYIHYIGSFPWSHFEAAAPSQFNARTAQAEEPISAWLYPNPVKDELHIRLPQRKATSTYIRLYNQKGMLVKEYTSQEASSTLSTSTLLPGVYLLTIQNESDFLKKKIIRE, from the coding sequence ATGAAAACGCACCATTATTTAAAAATGGTTACGCTAATGCTGCTCTGCACTTTTTATTTTAATGCTTTAGGTCAGCTGGCAGATAACCAAAGTAAATTTCTGGGTAACACCCACACCCGCGGACAAACGCCTTTAAATTTTGACCATTACTGGAATCAGCTCACCCCTGGCAATGCCGGTAAATGGGCCTCTTGCGAGCAAAACCGTGATGACTTTAATTACTGGCTGTGGCTAGACCGCGCCTATGACCACGCCCGGGAGTTTGACCTGGTCTTTAAAGAACATACCCTGGTTTGGGGTCACTCTTCCGGAGAACCCGCCTGGATGCGCAATGTACCTCAAAACGAACAGATGGATGAAGTGCTGGAATGGTTCGAAGCCCTCTCTGGCAGGTATCCTGATCTGGAATTAATTGATGTGGTAAACGAACCACTGCATGCCCCGCCCTCATACGCTCCTGCCCTTGGTGGTGCCGGCTCCACTGGCTGGGACTGGGTAATCTGGTCTTTTGAGCAAGCCAGAATTTATTTCCCTAATGCTCAGCTCATCCTTAATGAATATAATGTGCTGAATTACACTAGCACCTGTGATGACTTTTTGGAAATAGTAGAGCTACTACAAGACCGAAACCTTATTGATGGCATAGGCCTGCAAGCCCACAGCCTTGAAAGTATTAACTTCAGCACCATACAAAGAAATATGGAAGTAATGGCGGCCACCGGCTTAGACATTTACATTTCTGAGCTAGATCTTAGAGGTAATGATGCCACTCAGTTGGCATTATATCAGCAGCTTTTTCCTTATTTCTGGGAGCATCCATCTGTAAAGGGAGTAACCTTATGGGGATACTTAGAAGGAGATATGTGGAGAAACGAGGCCTACCTTTTAGCCGCTGATGGCGTTACCGAAAGGCCCGCTTTGCAATGGCTAAAAGATTATTTTGATTATGATGAAACTCCTGGTCCCTATGTATTTAACACCTCTGTTGATGGTGGCGGATCACTGATCCTATCGCCTCAGCAATCTTCTTATGCCAGCGGCAGCAGCGTAACGGCCACCGCAGTGCCCGATCCCGGCTATGAATTTAGTAACTGGAGTGGCGATGTGGGCGGCTCTACCAATCCTACCACCATCTCAGTAATCTCTAACCGCTCATTAACGGCTCATTTTGTATTAGAAGGAGTACCTGACACCGTTTCTTTAGCCATTTCTGTAACGGGCAGCGGCTCGGTTAGCCAAACACCAGAAGGCAGCAGCTTCGCCGAAGGCACCGAAATAACCTTAACCGCCACCCCTGATTCAGGCTACGTATTCCAGGGCTGGAGCGGTGGTGTAAGTGGCACCAGCCCTTCCATCACTTTTACTATAGAAGAAAATACAGTAATCACGGCCACTTTCACAGAAGAAGGAACTAATCCCTCCACTTGCGAAAACCCTGTCACCATTACTACGCCCTTCGCTCAGGATGGTGCCGGTGAGTTTTGCTTTATTACTTCAGGGCCAATCAGCTATATTAACTCCTGGAATTTGGAGCTTTTAGAAATTAATGGCGTGGATTATACTAACACCTGGTCTAACAGCCTTCCTCCTGCTGATAATGGCAGTTGGTACATTCATTATATCGGGAGTTTCCCATGGTCACATTTCGAAGCCGCTGCGCCTTCACAGTTCAATGCCAGAACAGCACAAGCCGAAGAGCCAATAAGCGCATGGCTATATCCTAACCCTGTGAAAGATGAATTGCACATTAGATTACCTCAGCGTAAAGCCACTTCTACCTACATCAGGCTTTACAATCAAAAAGGAATGCTTGTAAAAGAATACACTTCACAAGAAGCCTCCTCCACACTAAGCACCAGCACCTTACTGCCTGGCGTTTATTTACTTACGATTCAAAATGAATCTGATTTTCTAAAGAAAAAGATCATTAGAGAATAA
- a CDS encoding IS110 family transposase — MKKMRANAAGIDIGAKHIFISVENKDVRVFETFTESFREASCYLLSEGIQTVAMEATGVYWIILYEILESAGLDVWLVDGRQTRQVPGRKTDVKDCQWIQQLHSHGLLNRCFVPDAQVKEVRAYQRLREDHLRTASMHVNHMQKSLIEMNIRLKEVLSQIHGASGLAIIEAILAGERDAQKLLSLCHSSIREKKASQVIKALSGYYTESGLFALGQAYSGYKFYKQQILACDQKLEEVMKRFNNYDSDMESKNEIDSVKDRKPVRHNKPDIDHLGGHLLKIFSGKDATCLPGITDYTWLQLYSEIGMELCKWPSEKHFTSWLGLSPGQHQSGKKNKTRNRKYRPKAGQIFRQIAQSLIESKKIALGAFGRRLKSKRGPGIATKATARKLAVLYWRLMVKGLDYTERGIKAYEEKMQLHRERWLVKTAKELGYELEQIPI; from the coding sequence ATGAAAAAGATGAGAGCAAATGCTGCAGGCATAGATATAGGAGCCAAGCACATTTTCATATCCGTAGAAAACAAGGATGTTCGTGTTTTTGAGACTTTCACTGAAAGTTTTCGAGAGGCATCGTGCTATTTATTATCAGAGGGGATCCAGACAGTGGCTATGGAAGCTACGGGTGTTTACTGGATTATTCTTTATGAGATTCTTGAATCAGCAGGTTTGGATGTCTGGTTAGTAGATGGGCGTCAGACGAGACAAGTACCAGGTCGAAAGACTGATGTAAAGGACTGTCAATGGATTCAGCAACTCCATAGTCATGGTTTATTGAATCGCTGTTTTGTTCCCGATGCACAAGTGAAGGAAGTTCGTGCTTACCAGCGCTTGAGAGAAGATCATCTGAGAACAGCCTCTATGCATGTAAATCATATGCAAAAGTCACTAATAGAGATGAACATTCGACTCAAAGAAGTGCTCAGTCAGATACATGGCGCCAGTGGTCTGGCGATCATAGAAGCCATCCTGGCAGGGGAACGTGATGCCCAAAAGCTCTTATCCCTGTGCCATAGCAGTATTAGAGAAAAGAAAGCCTCTCAAGTCATCAAGGCACTTTCAGGCTATTATACCGAGTCAGGGTTATTTGCTTTGGGACAGGCATACAGTGGTTACAAATTTTATAAACAACAAATACTGGCATGTGACCAAAAACTGGAAGAAGTCATGAAGCGGTTCAATAACTACGATTCAGATATGGAAAGCAAAAATGAAATAGATTCTGTTAAAGATCGAAAACCTGTTAGACATAATAAACCTGATATAGACCACTTAGGAGGACACCTGCTGAAAATCTTTTCAGGCAAAGATGCTACGTGTTTGCCGGGTATTACCGATTATACCTGGCTACAATTATATTCTGAAATAGGCATGGAACTTTGTAAGTGGCCCAGTGAGAAACACTTCACTTCATGGCTAGGATTATCTCCAGGTCAACACCAGTCTGGCAAGAAAAATAAAACCAGAAACAGAAAGTACAGGCCAAAGGCAGGACAAATATTCAGACAAATAGCCCAAAGTTTAATAGAAAGCAAAAAGATAGCACTGGGAGCTTTTGGGCGTAGATTGAAGAGCAAAAGAGGTCCAGGCATAGCCACTAAAGCTACAGCCCGAAAACTGGCCGTACTCTACTGGCGGCTTATGGTAAAAGGGCTTGATTACACAGAACGGGGCATCAAAGCATATGAAGAAAAAATGCAGCTCCATAGAGAAAGATGGCTAGTAAAAACAGCTAAAGAATTAGGTTATGAGCTTGAACAAATACCTATTTAG
- a CDS encoding TetR/AcrR family transcriptional regulator, with protein MKSKEEFVKSQIIASSKEVFRKLGYAKVTMDDIAKASGKGRSTLYYYYKNKRAVFEAFVKEEYNEIIEKAQQKVSSDRTINENLFDYNQIKLSFLLKKSKEYKHLLSDLKENEDILTKVFLQMRNADIQLVDNCLTWAMEKKEIQHISKTDQEFLALAIITATGSLEKEMFLYDSIKDDMFDRLHWISELLIKGLQ; from the coding sequence ATGAAATCGAAAGAGGAGTTTGTAAAATCACAGATCATTGCTTCGTCAAAAGAAGTTTTCAGGAAACTGGGGTATGCCAAAGTAACTATGGATGACATAGCCAAGGCATCAGGAAAAGGCAGGAGCACTTTATACTATTATTATAAAAATAAGCGGGCCGTATTTGAAGCTTTTGTAAAAGAAGAATACAATGAGATCATAGAGAAAGCTCAGCAAAAAGTGAGCAGTGACCGCACTATCAACGAAAACCTATTTGACTACAATCAGATAAAATTATCCTTCCTACTCAAAAAATCAAAAGAGTATAAGCACTTGCTTTCAGACCTTAAGGAGAACGAGGACATATTGACCAAGGTATTTTTACAGATGCGTAATGCTGATATACAGCTGGTAGATAACTGCCTTACCTGGGCTATGGAGAAGAAGGAAATACAACATATTTCTAAAACTGATCAGGAGTTTTTAGCTCTGGCTATAATCACCGCCACGGGCAGTTTAGAGAAGGAAATGTTTTTATATGATTCCATAAAAGACGACATGTTTGATCGGCTACACTGGATCAGCGAACTATTAATAAAAGGACTACAATAA
- a CDS encoding efflux RND transporter periplasmic adaptor subunit, with the protein MRNLSTHFYYCLLLAVFALASCEKKKETKEVDPIEVQTIAVGEQGAFNAHEISYSGAITANKNVNITFQVPGTIEQITVDMGDFINKNDLIARIEATTYQNQYEARKAQAELAKENYERINEVYKKGSIAEIKMIEARSNYKQAEAAATAAYQNVKHTKVFAPFSGYVGAKIMEAGDLASPGMPVIQLLDIDMVKAMVPLPDQEVNQYHSGDSARVTIDALGDQSFTGIISEVSVQSNRANPVYTAQINIQNPDHKIKPGMACKVNLFKGEDSSTANNALVIPISSVSVTDDNKNFVYIINTKDSTAQRKYVTTGELYDNGIAIKEGLQPGDQLVTSGYHKLTDKTPVKVIK; encoded by the coding sequence ATGCGCAATTTAAGTACACATTTTTACTATTGTCTGCTACTGGCAGTGTTTGCTCTGGCCAGCTGTGAGAAGAAAAAGGAGACCAAAGAGGTAGATCCAATAGAAGTACAAACCATAGCCGTAGGTGAGCAAGGGGCTTTTAATGCTCACGAGATTAGTTATAGCGGCGCTATTACAGCCAATAAAAATGTAAATATCACCTTTCAGGTTCCCGGCACTATAGAACAGATTACCGTGGATATGGGTGATTTTATCAATAAAAATGATCTTATCGCCAGAATAGAAGCCACCACCTATCAAAACCAGTATGAAGCCCGAAAAGCACAGGCAGAGCTGGCCAAAGAGAACTACGAACGTATAAATGAAGTATATAAAAAGGGCAGTATTGCGGAAATAAAAATGATAGAGGCGCGCTCTAACTACAAGCAAGCTGAAGCTGCTGCCACCGCTGCCTATCAAAATGTAAAACACACTAAGGTATTTGCACCATTCAGTGGCTATGTAGGAGCTAAAATAATGGAAGCCGGTGATCTGGCCAGCCCTGGCATGCCTGTAATACAGCTGCTGGATATTGACATGGTAAAAGCCATGGTTCCATTACCTGATCAGGAAGTGAACCAATACCACAGCGGAGACAGTGCCCGCGTAACTATTGATGCGCTGGGTGATCAATCTTTTACCGGAATTATATCTGAAGTTTCTGTACAGTCTAACCGAGCTAACCCGGTTTATACCGCGCAAATTAACATTCAAAACCCAGACCATAAAATAAAACCGGGCATGGCCTGCAAGGTCAATCTGTTTAAAGGTGAGGACAGCTCTACGGCTAATAATGCTTTAGTAATTCCTATATCAAGCGTTTCTGTTACTGATGACAATAAAAACTTTGTGTACATCATAAACACTAAAGACAGTACCGCACAACGTAAATATGTTACCACCGGAGAGCTATATGATAACGGCATAGCCATTAAAGAAGGCTTGCAACCAGGAGACCAGCTCGTTACCTCGGGCTACCACAAACTCACTGATAAAACTCCTGTAAAAGTCATTAAATAA